DNA from Sulfurimonas gotlandica GD1:
CGTGTACACACTTCAGCTATTACAGTTGCTGTTATGCCTGAGGTTGATGATGTTGAAGTCGTAATAAATGAAAATGATCTTAAAATCGATGTTATGCGCTCTTCTGGTTGTGGAGGTCAGTCTGTAAATACTACTGACTCTGCTGTTAGGATTACTCACTTGCCAACAGGTTTAGTGGTAACCAACCAAGATCAGAAATCTCAACATAAAAATAAAGAAAAAGCAATGAAAGTTCTCAAAGCTAGACTTTATGACTTAGAGATGCAAGAGGCTCAATCTAAAGATAGTGAGGCTCGCTTAGCACAAGTTGGATCTGGAGACAGAAGTGGAAGAATTCGTACTTACAATTATCCACAAAATCGTATGAGTGATCACAGAATCACGCTTACACTTTACAGACTTAATGAGATTATGAATGGTGGACTTCTAGATGAAGTTATTGAACCGCTTATTACTGATCATCAAGCAAAAATTGTTGAGGCTGCTGGGTTATAGAACCCAGTCGGTTTCAAAAGTCTTTTTAACTCTTCCTCTAAAAGTAATCGTTTTATCATTCATTCCAAGATATAGAGTATCACCACTTTTAGGGTAAACTTCAATATTATTAGTTACTTTTTCTTCTGTGTAAGCTCTATAAAAACATGCAGCCATTCCAGTTCCACAGGCTAAAGTTTCATCTTCAACCCCACGTTCATAAGTTCTGACTTTTAAGTTTTTACCATCTAAAGAGACAATATTAACATTTGCATTATATTTGTATCTTAACTCTCTAGCTTCCGCTATATCAAACTCTTCTATATTTTCAGTGAGATGAACCAAATGAGGAACACCAGTATCTATTAACCACCAAGATTTACCATTAATCTCTATATTTTTTTCCAATATCTTAGGTGGAGTAAGTTCACTTAAAACCATATCACCATCAACCTCGGCTTTTATAATGCCTGCACCTGTTAAAAAACTCATACTACTAGATGCCAAGTTATTCACATATGCATAGTGAGCACAAGCTCGAGAACCGTTTCCGCACATATCTGCATGACTACCATCAGAGTTGTAAAACTGCCATTCAAAATCATAATCACTATTTGGAACTATTACTATTAAACCGTCAGCACCGACTCCGTCTTGACGGTGACATAACTCTTTTGCCAACTCAGTTCTATCTTCTTTTACATCTGAATGAAAGACTACAAAATCATTTCCATTTGCACTATATTTTGAGCATCTCATAAGTATTTAGCCTTTATATTTTCTACAAAATCTTCAACTTCTTGCTGAAGATGTTTTAAGTTTTTAGAATTGTCTATAACCCAAGTAGCTCTATCTTTCTTATCATCTATTGGCATCTGAGAAGAAATCCTTTTTAAAGATTCTTCTTCCGAATAACCATTTCTTTTCATGAAACGTTCTAGCTGTATTTCTGCTGGAGTATATACTACAACACTCTCTTTAATATCATAAGAACCTTTTTCAAAAAACAGTGGGATATCTATAAGGTATGGGAATTTAAATGTATCTTGCTTGATGCTTCGTTTTTCTATTTCATCCCTAATTTTTGGATGCAAGAAATCTTCTAAAATCTTTTTTTGCTCATCATTTGAAAAAACCAAACTTCCAAGCTTAGCACGGTCGACTTTGGAACCATTGAGATAACTATCACCAAAAGTCTCTTTAACCCAAGATATGGAAGCATCTAATATTTCATGTGAGATGCTATCTGCATCTATAACCCTCATGCCGTTTAAGGCGAGCAGAGATGCCACAGTACTTTTTCCTGTAGCAATCCCGCCAGTTAATGCGATAGCGTACTCAAATGCCATTAAATGCCTTATATATTAATTTTTTATAATTCCTAAGTACTCTTTACGAATGTAGTTACCCATCGCAAACGAAGCTATATGAATGTCACAGTTATAAAACTGATTACCATCTAACATATCAGCACGGTGCAGATTTAGATCTGCTGTCGGGTGATACTCTTTAGAAGCTAAAAGTGCTGTTGAACCATTACCGATATTATACGGCATTATTACTTTAAAGTATTTTCCTAAAATATGCAAGATAGCTTTATTGGCTTCAACTTCATCTAAAGAAGGATGAGTAATTGAGAGTTGACCATCCTCTTTCAAAACACGATTGATGTGCGCTAAAAGTGCAGCATCTGAACTCATTTCACAGATGATTACATCAACACTTGAATCATCTAAATTACGAATAGCGTCAAGTGAACACTCTACTGCTCTTGTATTAATATCATTATGCTTAAGCATCTCTTTTGCAAGCAAATCAATATTATCGCTAACGATTAAAACTTCTTGTGGATTTTTACTAGTACATAATGGAACGTGTACCATCATTTCAGGGTATATAAATTCTTTCATTTTAATAATTCCTTGTTTAATTACTGCGATTTTAGCATATTAGGATTAATTTTACTTAATATAGATATAATTACAAAAAAATTAAGGGTATTAAATGGACTATAACAAAATAAGAAAGTTTTGTAGAGTTTTTCGTATTTTTATAGGTTTAGCATTAATCGCTACTGGCGTTATTACTGGAATCTACTGGTTCTATCTTGGAGTTATTCCTCTTATTGCAGGTATTGCTAACTTCTGTCCTCTTTGTATCATTAGTAAAAAGTGCGATATGCCAAATAATTCGGAGGACTAAATGAGTCAAATAAGTTATAAAGATGCCGGTGTTGATATAGATGCAGGTAATAGTTTTGTTGAAAATATTAAACCATTAGTAAAATCTACAAAAATTCCTGGTGTTATTGGTGGTATTGGATCTTTTGCAGGTGCATTTGAACTTCCAAAAGGATTTAAAGAACCTGTGATGCTTGCAGCAACTGATGGAGTTGGAACAAAGCTTAAACTTGCTATAGATAGCGGTATACACAACACAGTAGGAATTGACTTAGTTGCTATGTGCGTAAATGACCTTCTTTGTAACTTTGGGACTCCTTCTTTCTTCCTTGACTACTACGCTACAGGAAAGCTTGACGTTAATGTTGCTACAAGCGTAGTTGCAGGTATAGCTGAGGGTTGTATCAGAAGTGAATGTGCACTTATTGGTGGAGAGACTGCTGAGATGCCAGGAATGTACTCTGAAAATGATTACGATTTAGCTGGTTTTGCAGTTGGTGTAGCTGAGAAATCTGAGATGGATAGAGTTTCATTAGTACGTGCAGGTCACAAACTGATAGCTCTTCCAAGTTCTGGCCTTCACTCAAATGGTTTCTCTCTAGCACGTAAAGTACTATTTGACAAAATGGGTATGAAATTTGAAGATGACTTTAACGGCAAACCGCTTATTGAAACTCTTTTAGAGCCTACAAATATCTATGTTAAAACATTTAAAGCACTAAAAAATGAAATAGTAGCAATGGCGCATATTACTGGTGGCGGTATTATTGAAAACTTACCTCGTGTTCTTCCTGAGAATCTGATGGCAGAAGTTCAAAAAGATGCTATTAAAGTACTGCCTATATTTGAACTAATGTCAGCACATGTTGATCGTGATGAAATGTTTAGAGCATTTAATATGGGTGTTGGAATGATTTTAGTTGTTGAAGATGCTAATGTTGAAAAAGTTTTAGCTGAGACTGATGGTTATCTGATTGGTGAAATTAAAGAGGGTGCTAGAGAAGCATTGATGGTATAAGCCATCGCTTCTTGTGCTAAATGAAAGAACCTTATTCAAAAGGTTGTTTCAAATCATTTTCAATTTCTCCTGGAACACTTGAAATAGTCATAAACTCACCCATTGAAAGCAATGGATAAGATACTGCCAAATAATACTTAGCAGCTAAAGAAGTTGCTGCTCCATCTTCTATGGATATACAATATGGAAGAACTGAAGCATTTACACGACCTGTCTTTTCAATAAACTTCTTTGTATTATCTCCAAGTTCATACCCCAGAAGGGTACATTTATCTGAAAGTTTCAACTCGAAGATTAAAAGTTTACCTTCTTTATAATTCTTTGCCTTAGCAAGCAGTTCTTCATTTGAACCAGTTGCCAACTCATCAGGATCTTCATAATACGGCATCCCCATCATAAAATGAAAAGTAGCCAAATCATCAAAGTCTAAAGAATCTTTAGAGCCTTTTAAATTTGCGAATGCACTATTAATCTTTTCATACTGTGCGATAAATACATCTTCTTTATAGTAATCTTGCATAAATGCTCTTCCAAAATAAATTGGATTTGTGATGCTGATAGTTTTTTCTTTATCATCAATAAACATACGAAGAATAGCAACATGAGAACGCTTA
Protein-coding regions in this window:
- the purM gene encoding phosphoribosylformylglycinamidine cyclo-ligase → MSQISYKDAGVDIDAGNSFVENIKPLVKSTKIPGVIGGIGSFAGAFELPKGFKEPVMLAATDGVGTKLKLAIDSGIHNTVGIDLVAMCVNDLLCNFGTPSFFLDYYATGKLDVNVATSVVAGIAEGCIRSECALIGGETAEMPGMYSENDYDLAGFAVGVAEKSEMDRVSLVRAGHKLIALPSSGLHSNGFSLARKVLFDKMGMKFEDDFNGKPLIETLLEPTNIYVKTFKALKNEIVAMAHITGGGIIENLPRVLPENLMAEVQKDAIKVLPIFELMSAHVDRDEMFRAFNMGVGMILVVEDANVEKVLAETDGYLIGEIKEGAREALMV
- the dapF gene encoding diaminopimelate epimerase — protein: MRCSKYSANGNDFVVFHSDVKEDRTELAKELCHRQDGVGADGLIVIVPNSDYDFEWQFYNSDGSHADMCGNGSRACAHYAYVNNLASSSMSFLTGAGIIKAEVDGDMVLSELTPPKILEKNIEINGKSWWLIDTGVPHLVHLTENIEEFDIAEARELRYKYNANVNIVSLDGKNLKVRTYERGVEDETLACGTGMAACFYRAYTEEKVTNNIEVYPKSGDTLYLGMNDKTITFRGRVKKTFETDWVL
- the coaE gene encoding dephospho-CoA kinase (Dephospho-CoA kinase (CoaE) performs the final step in coenzyme A biosynthesis.) → MAFEYAIALTGGIATGKSTVASLLALNGMRVIDADSISHEILDASISWVKETFGDSYLNGSKVDRAKLGSLVFSNDEQKKILEDFLHPKIRDEIEKRSIKQDTFKFPYLIDIPLFFEKGSYDIKESVVVYTPAEIQLERFMKRNGYSEEESLKRISSQMPIDDKKDRATWVIDNSKNLKHLQQEVEDFVENIKAKYL
- a CDS encoding spermidine synthase; amino-acid sequence: MKEFIYPEMMVHVPLCTSKNPQEVLIVSDNIDLLAKEMLKHNDINTRAVECSLDAIRNLDDSSVDVIICEMSSDAALLAHINRVLKEDGQLSITHPSLDEVEANKAILHILGKYFKVIMPYNIGNGSTALLASKEYHPTADLNLHRADMLDGNQFYNCDIHIASFAMGNYIRKEYLGIIKN
- a CDS encoding YgaP family membrane protein translates to MDYNKIRKFCRVFRIFIGLALIATGVITGIYWFYLGVIPLIAGIANFCPLCIISKKCDMPNNSED